A stretch of the Pseudalkalibacillus hwajinpoensis genome encodes the following:
- a CDS encoding TetR/AcrR family transcriptional regulator — MDKRKAILEAAVELIAEKGYTHTSMQQIADSVGVSKGSLYSFFPSKEDLIISIYEHYQQLVFEHAFVVGLDGNLPPYERFAKQFQVQFEGILEYKSYMKMHMRGESAQSSEKLEGMGHRMRGRLFSWLERNLIDLYGEKIAPYKWDLMWMTQSIYTSYTGLMISSESLLSPEKLGKHIVRQIDILASDFLAGNSAPLLDDEMMRPFSVGMDREGAFTSFEKRENAWKALYNNIHELKQPQYYLEVTDRISEESRKSKPDEIVMRGLFHLLKEEDVLKENAQALEAQILPATEH; from the coding sequence ATGGATAAAAGAAAAGCAATATTAGAGGCGGCCGTTGAATTGATCGCAGAAAAAGGGTACACGCATACATCGATGCAGCAGATCGCTGATAGCGTAGGAGTATCAAAAGGTTCGCTTTACTCATTTTTTCCATCAAAGGAAGATTTGATTATTTCGATTTATGAACACTATCAACAGCTCGTTTTTGAACATGCTTTTGTTGTCGGATTAGACGGTAATCTACCACCTTATGAGCGGTTTGCGAAACAATTCCAGGTCCAATTCGAAGGGATATTGGAATATAAATCTTATATGAAAATGCATATGCGCGGAGAATCCGCTCAAAGCAGTGAAAAGCTTGAAGGAATGGGCCATCGTATGAGGGGGCGACTTTTTAGCTGGCTAGAACGAAATTTGATTGATTTATATGGGGAGAAGATTGCCCCATATAAATGGGATTTGATGTGGATGACGCAATCCATTTATACCTCCTATACAGGTCTTATGATTTCTTCTGAGAGCCTGCTTTCTCCAGAAAAGCTTGGAAAGCACATCGTTAGGCAGATTGATATTCTAGCATCGGATTTTCTAGCAGGAAATAGCGCGCCTCTTCTAGATGATGAAATGATGCGTCCTTTTTCCGTAGGGATGGATCGAGAAGGTGCTTTTACATCGTTTGAGAAAAGAGAGAATGCCTGGAAGGCGCTCTATAATAATATCCATGAATTAAAGCAGCCTCAATACTATCTAGAGGTAACGGATCGCATATCGGAAGAATCTAGAAAGTCAAAGCCTGATGAGATTGTGATGAGAGGGCTGTTTCATTTATTGAAAGAGGAAGATGTTCTGAAAGAAAATGCACAAGCACTAGAGGCACAAATCCTTCCGGCGACAGAACATTAG
- a CDS encoding cytidine deaminase, with protein MKIESKLYDEAVKLIESRYPSGWGGAAAMYTSGGSILTSVSPENINASAELCIETGAILEAHKLNTEITHSICVVRDDENSHYKILTPCGICQERLFYWGANVKAAVFTEDGALNFKTLKEIQPYHWNEAYEGE; from the coding sequence ATGAAGATCGAAAGCAAATTGTATGACGAAGCAGTAAAGTTAATCGAGTCTCGTTACCCTTCTGGTTGGGGAGGGGCGGCAGCGATGTATACAAGCGGGGGTTCTATTCTAACGAGCGTTTCTCCAGAGAACATTAATGCTTCTGCAGAGCTTTGTATTGAAACGGGGGCTATTCTAGAAGCCCATAAATTAAACACAGAAATCACGCACTCCATTTGCGTCGTACGTGATGATGAGAATTCTCACTATAAGATATTAACTCCGTGTGGTATTTGTCAGGAACGACTGTTTTATTGGGGGGCAAATGTTAAAGCAGCCGTATTTACGGAAGACGGTGCGCTTAACTTTAAAACGTTGAAAGAAATACAACCTTATCACTGGAATGAAGCATATGAGGGAGAGTAA
- a CDS encoding efflux RND transporter permease subunit, producing MLKWILQRSKLFMIFILLFVIVGVFTFIQLPQREIPETTVNIGTISTVYPGATVDTVERSITNPIESSLSSIDGIAEVTSSSAAGFSNIVIEVAEGESKKEVFGDVRQAVSDASTSFPDEAFEPDVNESTAKMPIVSYHLTSDNRDNLLSLEEELNRWKEEVEELSGVSGVTIKGLPEEQILIELKQEELKDSGLNVTDVQSAINNEYYPTPLGKQKMDEEVVQLSVENYDSLDEMEELFVGKNPDGDAVYLKDIASVEVSPKDVEDIITFEGKPSVSFTAYVKSGEDIPTVDERVSDKVDELSESLPSNVELEPYYSQASIVTDIFDGLFLSLAISVLAVIVATSLGLSGSGALVVALAVPISVLMGFIPLPFADVDLNQISVIGLIIALGIIVDDSIVINDNIQRRYKLGDKGLMGAVNGVKEIWVSIVTSSLAIVFTFLPLIFLSGGNGAFIRALPTVLITTIIASTLVALIFVPILRYFLSRRSKKPMSDAPGLLGKPLNKLADVYADKLLKKFSKKPILISILGLVLTTAIFGLVVLTPFEFFPPADKEEVTVDITLPIGTPIEDTHDTLQEIEEKLKTDDGVYETSVFTGTGTPGLFNSSLTSTGENTGQIVARVDRENQTTQGLIDDWTDKLRNDYPDAEIFMETIQQGPPAGAPVTVTVSGPEIDKLIDLRDELTKEIEGLETDLVVDNVGDFEPSLEYIPDRDALEENGITVNQISQQIRLATAGIPLKAFDNGVVKRDMNIVLEGSKDEVDLSSLELPAASTGGPPELISLDELVTTEQSEQIQKIPHIDGERSITLRAFPKDEENYEANVTEIVEDQRDQLDDADYSITLGGENEAQSDFFAEITVLFIIVLFLVYLLIALQFNSLSLPFLVLVAVYLAIAGAILGLFVTQTPISFLGVMGMVSLTGIVVRNSVVLIEFIEQALKKGMDVKDAVIESGRVRLRPILLTAITSIVALIPVAVSGDALFTPLAVTIISGILFSAVLTLIMVPMLYLVLYRFRGKKKAQEEM from the coding sequence ATGTTGAAATGGATTTTACAACGGTCCAAGCTCTTTATGATATTTATTTTATTATTTGTCATCGTTGGAGTGTTTACATTCATTCAACTTCCACAGCGTGAAATTCCGGAAACAACAGTAAATATCGGAACGATTAGCACCGTTTATCCTGGTGCAACGGTGGACACAGTTGAACGATCAATTACGAACCCAATTGAGTCATCGCTCAGTTCGATCGATGGCATCGCTGAAGTGACATCTTCTTCAGCAGCAGGCTTTTCGAACATTGTGATCGAAGTAGCGGAAGGAGAAAGTAAGAAGGAAGTGTTTGGTGACGTACGACAGGCCGTTTCCGATGCCTCGACTTCTTTTCCTGACGAAGCTTTCGAACCAGATGTAAATGAATCAACGGCAAAAATGCCGATTGTTTCCTACCATCTTACAAGCGATAACCGCGACAACCTCCTCTCTCTTGAAGAAGAATTAAATCGATGGAAAGAGGAAGTCGAAGAATTATCAGGCGTTTCTGGCGTTACGATCAAAGGACTGCCTGAAGAACAAATTTTAATTGAATTAAAACAAGAGGAATTAAAAGATTCCGGCTTGAACGTTACCGATGTTCAAAGTGCCATTAATAATGAATACTACCCAACTCCTCTAGGAAAACAGAAAATGGATGAGGAAGTTGTTCAGCTTTCTGTTGAAAACTACGATTCACTCGATGAAATGGAAGAGTTATTTGTAGGTAAAAACCCTGATGGAGACGCGGTTTACTTAAAAGACATTGCAAGCGTTGAAGTTAGTCCAAAAGACGTTGAAGATATTATCACTTTTGAAGGAAAGCCATCTGTTTCCTTCACCGCTTACGTAAAGTCTGGGGAAGATATCCCAACTGTCGATGAGCGTGTGAGCGATAAAGTGGATGAGCTTTCAGAAAGCCTGCCTTCGAACGTAGAACTGGAGCCTTATTACTCTCAAGCTTCCATCGTTACGGACATTTTTGATGGCCTATTCCTATCTCTAGCGATTTCTGTACTTGCCGTTATTGTGGCAACATCTCTCGGACTATCCGGATCGGGTGCGCTCGTCGTAGCACTTGCTGTTCCGATTTCCGTTCTAATGGGCTTTATTCCACTACCTTTTGCTGATGTGGATCTAAACCAGATCTCCGTCATTGGGTTAATCATCGCACTCGGGATTATTGTTGATGACTCGATCGTCATAAACGACAACATACAACGAAGATATAAGCTCGGCGATAAAGGTTTAATGGGAGCCGTTAATGGCGTGAAAGAGATTTGGGTGTCCATCGTGACCTCCTCTCTAGCGATCGTCTTTACCTTCCTGCCACTGATTTTCCTTTCAGGTGGTAATGGAGCATTTATACGCGCGTTGCCAACAGTGCTCATTACAACAATTATTGCATCAACATTAGTGGCACTCATTTTCGTACCGATTTTGCGCTACTTCTTAAGCCGTCGATCGAAGAAGCCGATGTCAGATGCACCAGGACTTCTGGGCAAACCGTTAAATAAGCTTGCTGATGTTTATGCCGACAAGCTTCTAAAGAAATTTTCAAAAAAACCAATTCTTATTTCTATTCTTGGTCTTGTGCTCACGACAGCGATCTTCGGATTAGTCGTCTTAACACCGTTTGAATTCTTCCCACCTGCTGATAAGGAAGAAGTAACGGTCGACATCACGCTTCCAATCGGAACGCCGATCGAAGACACACACGATACGCTTCAAGAGATTGAAGAAAAACTGAAAACAGATGACGGCGTATATGAAACAAGCGTCTTCACAGGCACTGGTACTCCTGGTCTCTTCAACAGCTCGCTAACGAGCACTGGTGAAAATACTGGCCAAATCGTTGCCAGAGTCGATCGAGAAAACCAGACAACGCAAGGACTCATTGACGACTGGACAGATAAGCTCAGAAATGATTACCCGGATGCTGAGATTTTCATGGAAACGATCCAGCAGGGACCTCCTGCAGGAGCACCTGTGACCGTTACCGTCTCAGGACCAGAAATCGATAAGCTTATCGACCTTAGAGATGAGTTAACTAAAGAGATCGAAGGACTTGAAACAGACCTTGTCGTTGATAACGTAGGTGACTTCGAACCTTCGCTCGAATATATACCAGATCGTGATGCACTCGAAGAAAATGGCATTACGGTCAATCAGATCAGCCAGCAAATTCGACTTGCAACGGCAGGTATTCCACTAAAAGCATTTGATAATGGCGTTGTAAAGCGTGATATGAATATCGTGCTAGAAGGTAGCAAAGATGAAGTCGATCTTTCAAGCCTTGAGCTTCCAGCCGCATCAACAGGTGGACCACCTGAACTCATCTCATTAGATGAGCTTGTGACAACAGAACAAAGTGAACAAATCCAAAAGATTCCTCACATTGATGGTGAACGCTCGATTACGCTTCGTGCCTTCCCTAAGGACGAGGAGAATTATGAAGCAAACGTAACAGAAATTGTGGAAGATCAGCGCGATCAGCTTGACGATGCTGATTACAGCATTACACTTGGCGGTGAAAACGAAGCCCAAAGTGATTTCTTTGCTGAAATTACCGTACTCTTCATCATCGTACTCTTCCTAGTGTACCTATTGATTGCCCTGCAATTTAATTCACTTTCACTTCCGTTCCTAGTTCTCGTTGCCGTATACCTCGCAATCGCGGGTGCGATTCTTGGACTATTCGTTACCCAAACGCCAATTAGTTTCCTTGGTGTTATGGGAATGGTATCCCTCACCGGTATCGTAGTGAGAAACTCAGTAGTATTAATTGAATTTATCGAACAAGCACTGAAAAAAGGCATGGATGTAAAAGACGCAGTTATTGAGTCTGGTCGTGTACGCTTACGCCCAATCCTCCTTACCGCAATTACATCAATTGTTGCCCTTATCCCAGTTGCCGTAAGTGGCGATGCACTCTTTACGCCTCTTGCCGTAACAATCATATCAGGTATCCTTTTCTCAGCTGTTTTAACGCTGATTATGGTTCCGATGCTTTACCTTGTTTTGTATCGATTTAGAGGCAAGAAAAAAGCACAGGAAGAAATGTAA
- a CDS encoding DUF4871 domain-containing protein gives MKRWLAYLLVLLILLTSCNGNDHVTKQVVQKENQAEVSNTFTSGSYKMIGEEERIGFIYDDASAFKAGEPNKYMWHLWGDEDELNGSLKVIGTHQETNEEIVVFESDELAGPHNGADAHVPSTMQLPSTGVWELDAYVGEEFFGTIVVEVM, from the coding sequence ATGAAAAGATGGCTTGCATACTTGCTCGTTCTTCTCATTCTTCTCACTAGTTGTAATGGAAATGATCATGTGACGAAACAGGTTGTTCAAAAAGAAAATCAAGCAGAAGTAAGTAACACTTTCACATCAGGCTCTTATAAGATGATTGGTGAAGAAGAGCGGATCGGCTTTATATATGATGATGCGTCAGCATTCAAAGCTGGTGAACCTAATAAGTACATGTGGCACTTGTGGGGAGATGAAGACGAACTAAATGGTTCTCTTAAAGTAATCGGAACACATCAGGAGACAAATGAGGAGATCGTGGTTTTTGAATCAGATGAGTTGGCGGGTCCGCACAACGGGGCGGATGCTCACGTCCCTTCAACGATGCAACTTCCTTCAACAGGTGTTTGGGAGCTAGATGCTTATGTTGGGGAAGAATTTTTTGGAACCATTGTAGTGGAGGTCATGTAA
- a CDS encoding PadR family transcriptional regulator: MPRNDSLEVGELTDTSYYILLSLMEPKHGYLIMKTIEEMTDHTVVVGPASMYTTIKKLLRAELIKLHDKSDKKKVYVTTEKGVQLVKKEIERKRLMIQHGEEILANKGE; encoded by the coding sequence ATGCCAAGAAATGATTCTCTTGAAGTGGGAGAGCTAACAGATACATCTTATTACATTCTCCTATCACTGATGGAGCCTAAACACGGATATTTAATAATGAAAACAATTGAGGAAATGACAGATCACACGGTCGTAGTCGGACCGGCGTCTATGTATACCACGATCAAAAAGCTACTTAGAGCAGAACTGATAAAGCTGCATGATAAGAGTGATAAGAAAAAGGTGTATGTAACCACAGAAAAAGGTGTTCAGCTAGTAAAGAAAGAAATTGAACGAAAACGCCTAATGATTCAGCACGGGGAAGAAATCCTCGCAAATAAAGGAGAGTGA
- a CDS encoding DUF2812 domain-containing protein codes for MGKEKYVMSSGLAFFEAKEMERLGKFARRGWFLEKFAFSGFVLRKGKPEEVIYSLDYQSEADDEYFSYFEEAGWKHVCTGAGVMHIFSAAPGTTPIYSEQATIKEKYEKESQSMKKVALPAFLIAIMLVVLLFSSENGFLPTVVGDISEYASYATFIVLIFTGMPYLSYQYKLRKLEKRNV; via the coding sequence TTGGGGAAAGAGAAATATGTGATGAGCAGCGGTTTAGCTTTCTTTGAAGCGAAAGAGATGGAGCGACTCGGTAAGTTTGCGCGAAGGGGATGGTTTCTAGAGAAATTTGCGTTCTCCGGTTTTGTGTTACGGAAAGGAAAACCAGAGGAAGTGATTTATTCACTAGACTATCAGTCGGAGGCCGATGACGAGTATTTTAGTTACTTTGAAGAAGCAGGATGGAAGCATGTTTGTACTGGAGCGGGTGTCATGCACATCTTTTCGGCAGCACCAGGCACTACCCCAATCTATTCAGAACAGGCTACCATCAAAGAGAAGTATGAAAAGGAAAGCCAATCTATGAAAAAGGTTGCCCTGCCAGCATTTCTAATCGCTATTATGCTAGTCGTGTTGTTGTTTAGTAGTGAGAATGGATTTCTCCCTACAGTTGTTGGGGATATTAGTGAATATGCGAGTTACGCGACTTTTATTGTGTTGATCTTCACAGGGATGCCTTATCTTTCGTATCAATATAAGTTGAGGAAGTTGGAGAAGCGTAATGTTTAA
- the mprF gene encoding bifunctional lysylphosphatidylglycerol flippase/synthetase MprF translates to MKTTIYKYLFHYLKFILPLFLFVLAVIEITPFMSSINPELLRNEVNQFNIGKLVLVLLISMGAVSPMFLYDSLLLKSLQKTFPKKQLLKQSFIVNAFSNLIGSGGIISGMLRKYFYQTYEVDKQKLSKTIGNISYFYLTGLSLLALMILFAYRDSLLLEKFLWLFVVVIAVGLYLPMLIFQFVRHHDKSSRRFFGSRTKFQLIAVSFLEWTFAFLAVWLLANILELNISFHELFPIFVVASCVGIVSMIPGGLGSFDLIFIWGTQLVGVQDEKVFFLLILYRVGYFFFPFLLAAILFVRDYWEKWNANWDSLPLALIQRLSHVMLTLLVFISGLILLLSAALPGIIDRLKILEEMHSLPFLVNLSHQLSVGAGFALLGLSRGIEYKVKRAYYLTIVVLFAAAAFTFSKGIDYEEAIFLLLVAFILYMSRTRFYRESYVLTWSKTIIDGLVILFITSMYVLIGYLSLPSSNGVIPPQVLPYVITDYHTLFYSALIGLMIALIVFVIGTAVIKPRNPIKESSPENDNEIQEHLVTYGGNTLAHLIFLHDKSIFWNSKKTVLICFQKSSDKLVVLGDPIGQKEAFPEAIEEFQHLADIQGYTPVFYEVSNSLLPILHEKGFGFFKLGEEAFVDLDQFTLSGKRMKALRAVKNKFERENFQVEIVKPPHSEELLQKLKNVSDEWLQGRNEKGFSLGFYHVDYLNKSEIAIMKEHDRIIAFTSLMPVYDNNKTVSVDLMRFLHDAPSGTMDVMFLSLFEWAKTEGYERFNLGMAPLSNVGQSKFSFLSERIAAQIFLHGHIFYHFQGLRKFKGKYAHTWERKYLAYRKKSSLPFTMAQVSLLIGRQRK, encoded by the coding sequence ATGAAAACGACTATTTACAAATATCTATTTCATTATTTGAAATTCATCTTACCTCTTTTTCTTTTTGTGCTAGCAGTGATTGAAATCACCCCTTTCATGTCTAGCATCAACCCGGAGCTGCTTCGAAATGAAGTTAATCAGTTTAACATAGGCAAACTTGTTCTCGTTTTATTGATTTCTATGGGAGCCGTTAGCCCGATGTTCTTATACGACTCATTGCTCTTAAAATCATTGCAGAAAACATTTCCGAAAAAACAGCTACTTAAGCAATCGTTTATCGTCAATGCATTCTCTAACCTGATTGGATCTGGCGGAATTATTAGCGGGATGCTTAGAAAGTACTTTTATCAAACTTATGAGGTAGATAAGCAGAAACTATCTAAAACCATTGGAAACATTTCGTATTTTTATCTGACTGGTCTATCTCTACTTGCACTCATGATTCTTTTTGCTTATAGAGATAGCCTTCTTTTAGAAAAATTTCTATGGCTTTTTGTCGTTGTTATAGCGGTTGGACTGTATCTTCCTATGCTGATTTTTCAATTCGTTCGTCATCACGATAAAAGCTCTCGTCGGTTCTTTGGTTCACGAACAAAATTCCAGCTTATCGCCGTCTCTTTCCTTGAGTGGACATTTGCGTTCCTTGCAGTCTGGTTACTAGCAAACATACTTGAACTCAACATTTCTTTTCACGAGTTATTCCCCATCTTTGTCGTCGCTTCATGCGTTGGGATTGTCAGTATGATCCCCGGCGGACTCGGTTCATTTGATTTGATTTTCATTTGGGGAACCCAGCTTGTCGGTGTCCAAGACGAGAAAGTCTTTTTTCTACTCATTCTCTATCGAGTCGGTTACTTTTTCTTCCCATTCTTACTCGCTGCGATTCTTTTTGTAAGAGACTATTGGGAGAAGTGGAATGCAAACTGGGATAGCCTCCCACTTGCCCTTATTCAAAGGCTAAGTCATGTGATGCTTACGCTGCTCGTGTTTATCTCCGGCTTAATTTTACTATTGTCTGCGGCCTTACCTGGCATTATCGATCGGTTAAAAATTCTAGAAGAAATGCATTCACTACCGTTTCTTGTTAACCTTTCTCATCAGCTTTCCGTTGGAGCTGGTTTTGCTTTACTCGGGTTATCAAGAGGAATTGAGTACAAGGTGAAAAGAGCATATTATCTCACCATCGTCGTCCTTTTCGCAGCAGCTGCCTTTACCTTTTCTAAAGGGATCGATTATGAGGAAGCGATCTTTCTCTTACTCGTTGCCTTCATTCTCTATATGTCAAGAACGCGCTTCTATCGCGAGAGCTATGTATTAACGTGGAGCAAAACCATTATTGATGGGCTAGTGATCCTATTCATCACGTCGATGTATGTGTTAATTGGATATTTAAGCTTGCCTTCATCAAACGGCGTTATTCCGCCACAAGTCTTGCCATATGTTATTACGGATTACCACACGCTGTTTTATAGTGCTTTAATCGGCTTAATGATTGCGCTGATTGTTTTTGTGATAGGGACCGCCGTGATTAAACCGAGAAACCCAATCAAGGAATCATCACCTGAAAATGATAATGAAATACAAGAGCACCTTGTAACCTACGGTGGAAATACGTTAGCTCATTTAATTTTCCTGCACGATAAATCAATCTTTTGGAACTCCAAAAAAACAGTCTTAATCTGCTTCCAAAAATCTTCGGATAAGCTCGTCGTTCTCGGCGATCCGATCGGACAGAAAGAAGCATTTCCTGAAGCCATCGAAGAGTTTCAGCACCTGGCAGATATCCAGGGTTATACCCCAGTGTTCTATGAAGTTAGTAACAGCCTGCTTCCCATTCTCCATGAAAAAGGCTTTGGTTTCTTTAAGCTCGGTGAAGAAGCATTCGTAGATTTAGATCAGTTCACGCTATCTGGTAAGAGAATGAAAGCATTGCGTGCTGTTAAAAATAAATTCGAACGAGAGAATTTTCAAGTTGAAATAGTAAAGCCTCCGCACAGTGAAGAGCTTTTGCAGAAGCTAAAAAACGTATCTGACGAATGGCTACAGGGAAGAAATGAGAAAGGATTTTCGCTCGGATTCTATCATGTCGATTATCTAAACAAATCAGAGATCGCCATTATGAAAGAACACGACAGGATCATCGCGTTTACTAGTCTTATGCCTGTCTACGATAACAACAAAACGGTATCTGTGGATTTAATGCGTTTTCTGCACGATGCCCCTTCAGGCACAATGGACGTGATGTTTCTCTCTTTATTTGAATGGGCTAAAACTGAAGGCTACGAGCGCTTTAATCTAGGAATGGCTCCACTTTCAAATGTGGGTCAATCCAAGTTCTCTTTCCTAAGTGAGCGAATCGCCGCCCAAATCTTTCTTCACGGTCATATCTTCTATCATTTCCAGGGCCTACGAAAGTTCAAAGGGAAATACGCCCACACCTGGGAACGCAAGTACCTTGCCTATCGAAAGAAATCGTCCCTTCCTTTCACAATGGCGCAAGTGTCGCTGTTGATTGGGAGGCAGAGAAAATGA
- a CDS encoding nucleotidyltransferase family protein — MPYFHQEIGVQKEALEHILYQNPAIEKALGVLREEFDHAYIGAGCIVQTVWNDLTNRPLDYGIHDLDVVYYDDQDLSLEKEVEIEEHLRKLLSDIPYKIDAKNEARVHLWYEEKFGQRIAPYSSVEDAINSWPTTATSIGVKVGEDGAFQVYAPYGLSDLFGLIVRANKLLITRDVYEAKVEKWTRKWPELEVIAWDK, encoded by the coding sequence TTGCCTTACTTTCATCAAGAAATAGGTGTACAAAAAGAAGCGTTGGAACACATTCTTTATCAGAATCCAGCCATTGAAAAGGCTCTCGGTGTACTAAGGGAAGAGTTCGATCATGCATACATCGGAGCAGGGTGTATTGTGCAAACGGTTTGGAATGACTTAACGAATCGGCCGTTGGATTACGGTATCCATGACCTCGATGTTGTGTATTACGATGATCAGGATTTGAGCTTAGAAAAAGAGGTCGAGATAGAAGAGCATCTTCGGAAGTTGCTTTCCGACATTCCTTATAAAATTGACGCCAAAAACGAAGCGCGCGTTCATCTCTGGTATGAAGAGAAATTCGGTCAGCGTATCGCCCCTTATTCTTCAGTAGAAGATGCCATCAATAGCTGGCCTACTACTGCAACATCAATCGGTGTCAAAGTAGGAGAGGATGGTGCGTTTCAGGTATATGCGCCATACGGATTAAGTGATTTGTTTGGGTTAATTGTGCGTGCAAACAAGTTGTTGATTACCCGCGATGTCTATGAAGCGAAAGTGGAAAAATGGACGCGGAAATGGCCAGAGCTTGAGGTGATCGCTTGGGACAAGTGA